Proteins encoded in a region of the Deltaproteobacteria bacterium genome:
- a CDS encoding SMP-30/gluconolactonase/LRE family protein — protein MLETLAFGYGLLEGPRVDVAENLCFSDVPNGGVYRRSPSGEVTTVVPRRRGVGGIALHADGGVVVSGKNICHVKDGETRILFQREDIPGFNDLYTDSAGRVYAGSLRADPFKEGPRTPGELWRIDGPGSVVQMYGEVGLTNGIGFSPGEKSIYHADSAGPHLIVHDVAADGTMSNRRAIAQMTGGTIPDGLCVDEVGCIWVAVYGGRCVARYTPEGQLDRKIDVPAKAVTSVCFGNQERRDLYIVTADNTEDPSRKGTIFRTRVDVAGLPAPLARI, from the coding sequence CACGTGTCGACGTCGCCGAGAATCTTTGCTTCAGCGATGTCCCCAATGGCGGTGTCTATCGACGCTCGCCTAGTGGAGAGGTGACGACGGTCGTGCCGCGCCGGCGCGGCGTCGGTGGGATTGCCCTTCATGCCGACGGCGGTGTGGTGGTTTCCGGAAAGAATATCTGCCACGTCAAAGACGGGGAGACGCGGATCTTATTTCAACGAGAGGATATTCCCGGTTTCAACGATCTCTATACCGACAGTGCCGGGCGCGTGTATGCCGGTTCGTTACGAGCCGATCCCTTCAAAGAAGGGCCGCGCACTCCCGGCGAGCTGTGGCGGATCGATGGACCGGGAAGCGTCGTGCAGATGTATGGTGAGGTCGGTTTGACCAACGGCATTGGGTTTTCGCCTGGAGAAAAGTCCATTTACCATGCCGACAGTGCCGGGCCGCATCTGATCGTGCACGATGTGGCCGCAGATGGCACCATGAGCAACCGCCGCGCTATCGCGCAGATGACCGGTGGGACGATCCCCGACGGGCTCTGCGTCGATGAGGTTGGCTGCATCTGGGTGGCAGTCTACGGCGGGCGTTGTGTCGCGCGGTATACGCCCGAGGGCCAGCTTGATCGTAAGATCGACGTGCCGGCGAAGGCAGTGACCAGCGTGTGCTTTGGCAACCAAGAACGCCGCGATCTCTACATTGTGACTGCGGATAACACCGAAGACCCCAGCCGGAAAGGGACGATCTTCCGCACTCGGGTCGATGTCGCCGGGCTCCCAGCCCCACTTGCACGCATCTGA